In Clostridium sp., one DNA window encodes the following:
- the gabT gene encoding 4-aminobutyrate--2-oxoglutarate transaminase, protein MIEESNAKIVTEIPGPKSKKLIKKREKYVAKGVSCSAPIFVDEAKGALIKDIDGNVFVDFAGAIGVQNIGHRDDGVVEAVKAQLDKYIHPCFHSNMYEPYIALSEKLVEITPGNYPKKAMLSNSGAEAVENAIKIARAYTKKTGIISLNGSFHGRTNLTMSITSKYKPYKNGFGPFSTETYKTEAAYCYRCPLGCKYPECGIACAEKLRTMLKTVVSKDMIACLIAEPVQGEGGFLVPPKEYFQKLQEICNENDIVFIIDEVQAGFARTGKLFAHEHFDVEADIITMSKSIANGIPLSAVVGKAEIMDAACVGGIGGTYGGSPLGCVAALKVIEKIKKDSLCDRANEVGKYILDKLNEMKKEYGVIGDVRGLGAMIGLEFVKDRSTKEPYGEIVKNIVDYCFKHGVIFLNAGLFGNVIRFLPPLVITHDQLEYGLKVLEDAIGKFSIQEQVKYKSIV, encoded by the coding sequence ATGATTGAGGAAAGTAATGCAAAAATCGTAACGGAGATTCCAGGTCCTAAATCGAAGAAATTAATAAAAAAGAGGGAAAAATATGTAGCTAAAGGGGTTAGTTGTTCTGCACCCATATTTGTAGATGAAGCAAAAGGAGCGCTTATAAAAGATATAGACGGAAATGTGTTTGTTGATTTTGCAGGAGCTATAGGAGTGCAGAATATTGGACATAGGGACGATGGAGTAGTTGAAGCTGTAAAAGCACAGCTTGACAAATATATTCACCCATGTTTTCATTCAAATATGTACGAGCCATATATTGCACTTTCAGAAAAGCTTGTAGAAATTACTCCAGGCAATTATCCGAAAAAGGCAATGCTTTCAAATAGTGGTGCCGAGGCCGTAGAAAATGCTATTAAAATAGCAAGGGCATACACAAAAAAAACCGGTATTATTTCACTTAACGGATCTTTTCATGGCAGGACTAATCTCACAATGTCCATAACAAGTAAATATAAGCCATATAAAAATGGGTTCGGGCCTTTTTCAACAGAAACTTATAAGACTGAAGCTGCGTACTGCTATAGATGTCCACTTGGATGTAAATATCCTGAATGTGGTATAGCTTGTGCAGAAAAATTGAGGACCATGTTAAAAACTGTTGTATCAAAAGATATGATAGCTTGTCTTATAGCAGAACCCGTACAAGGAGAAGGGGGTTTTTTAGTACCGCCGAAAGAATATTTCCAGAAGCTTCAAGAGATATGCAATGAAAATGATATAGTGTTTATAATTGATGAGGTACAGGCTGGGTTTGCAAGAACGGGTAAATTGTTTGCACATGAGCATTTTGATGTTGAGGCTGATATAATAACTATGTCCAAATCCATAGCAAATGGAATTCCGCTGAGCGCAGTTGTAGGAAAAGCTGAAATTATGGATGCTGCATGTGTTGGAGGAATTGGAGGAACATACGGAGGCAGTCCGCTGGGATGTGTTGCGGCACTCAAAGTTATAGAAAAAATAAAAAAAGATAGCCTTTGTGACAGGGCCAATGAAGTTGGTAAATATATATTAGATAAACTTAATGAAATGAAAAAAGAGTATGGTGTAATAGGAGACGTAAGAGGTCTTGGAGCCATGATTGGTCTGGAATTTGTAAAGGATAGGAGCACAAAGGAACCTTATGGAGAAATTGTAAAGAATATCGTAGATTATTGCTTTAAACATGGAGTTATATTTTTAAATGCCGGATTGTTCGGCAATGTAATCAGATTTCTTCCACCGCTTGTGATAACACATGATCAACTTGAATATGGACTCAAGGTGCTTGAAGATGCAATTGGCAAATTCAGTATACAAGAACAAGTAAAATATAAAAGTATTGTTTAG
- a CDS encoding histidine phosphatase family protein, whose protein sequence is MQTELLLIRHGQTEWNTLGKFQGCSDIELAPDGITQAEYLARHLNGNFDYIYSSPLKRARKTAEIISENTGKQPMIANNLREINYGKWEGLTSREILTNYEKEYIRWKTDTEEAPLCGGDLSLKNACKRARGVLMDIVNKNSHKKIAVVAHGGIIKAGLVALFDWELSMYHKIVLLNTSVSKIIFDDNLSPMIYTINDTSHLPK, encoded by the coding sequence ATGCAAACTGAATTATTATTGATAAGACACGGTCAAACAGAATGGAATACACTTGGTAAATTTCAGGGATGCTCAGATATAGAGCTTGCACCGGATGGAATAACTCAAGCTGAATATCTTGCCAGGCATCTAAATGGAAATTTTGATTATATTTATTCAAGTCCATTAAAACGTGCCAGAAAAACTGCTGAAATAATTTCAGAAAATACTGGTAAACAGCCTATGATAGCAAATAACTTACGCGAAATCAATTATGGCAAATGGGAAGGACTAACTTCCAGAGAAATTCTTACTAATTACGAAAAAGAATACATAAGGTGGAAAACCGATACCGAAGAAGCACCATTATGCGGTGGAGACTTAAGTCTGAAAAATGCCTGCAAAAGAGCCAGAGGTGTTTTAATGGATATTGTGAACAAAAATAGCCATAAAAAGATCGCAGTAGTAGCCCACGGCGGAATAATAAAAGCCGGATTAGTGGCATTATTTGACTGGGAACTTTCAATGTACCATAAAATTGTACTTTTAAATACCTCTGTGTCCAAAATAATTTTTGATGATAATTTAAGTCCAATGATATATACCATAAATGATACTTCTCATTTGCCAAAATAA
- the thiS gene encoding sulfur carrier protein ThiS: MNIKVNGEDKNIKDGVTVTEILKIENVEMPDMVSVQLNDEFVDRDKFSDTVLKENDKIDFLYFMGGGALGF; this comes from the coding sequence ATGAATATAAAGGTAAATGGAGAAGACAAGAATATAAAGGATGGAGTAACAGTAACTGAAATTTTGAAAATTGAAAATGTTGAAATGCCTGATATGGTTTCAGTACAATTGAATGATGAATTTGTAGATAGAGATAAATTTTCCGATACTGTATTAAAAGAAAATGATAAGATAGATTTCTTGTATTTCATGGGAGGTGGAGCTCTTGGATTTTAA
- a CDS encoding HesA/MoeB/ThiF family protein yields MDFNEEQIERYSRHIILSEVGVEGQEKLLNSKVLIIGTGGLGAPAAMYLAAAGIGTIGLVDGDVVDLSNLQRQIIHQTKDVGKPKVQSGKETINELNHDVNVITYDELVDSHNILDIIEDQNYDFIIDGTDNFPAKFLINDACVLSKKPFSHGGIIRFQGQLTTYIPDNGTPCYRCIFQSPPPAGVVPTCREAGVLGVMGGVIGSLQATEALKYILGLGGNLAGYLLTYNALTMQFRKIKVGKNKKCGICGEHPTIKNLIDYEQAACDLKTGSLKG; encoded by the coding sequence TTGGATTTTAATGAAGAGCAAATCGAAAGATATTCAAGACATATAATATTGTCTGAAGTTGGAGTAGAAGGACAGGAAAAGCTCCTCAATTCAAAAGTACTCATCATAGGTACAGGCGGACTTGGAGCACCTGCGGCAATGTATCTTGCTGCTGCAGGTATAGGAACTATTGGACTTGTAGATGGAGATGTAGTTGATTTGTCCAATCTTCAAAGACAGATAATACATCAGACGAAAGATGTAGGGAAACCTAAAGTGCAATCCGGGAAGGAAACCATAAACGAGTTAAATCATGATGTAAATGTAATAACCTATGATGAACTTGTAGATTCACACAATATTTTGGATATAATAGAGGATCAGAACTATGATTTTATAATAGACGGTACAGATAATTTTCCAGCCAAATTTTTGATAAATGATGCCTGCGTACTTTCCAAGAAGCCATTTTCGCATGGCGGCATAATAAGATTTCAGGGACAACTAACTACCTACATACCTGACAATGGGACTCCTTGCTACAGATGTATTTTTCAATCACCACCTCCAGCTGGTGTAGTACCTACATGCAGGGAGGCAGGAGTACTTGGTGTTATGGGTGGAGTGATAGGATCGCTTCAGGCAACCGAAGCTCTTAAATATATCCTTGGACTTGGAGGTAATCTTGCTGGATATCTTCTAACGTACAATGCACTGACAATGCAGTTCAGAAAAATAAAAGTCGGTAAAAATAAAAAATGTGGAATATGTGGCGAGCATCCTACTATAAAAAATCTTATAGACTATGAGCAGGCTGCTTGTGATCTAAAAACCGGAAGTTTAAAAGGGTGA
- a CDS encoding M67 family metallopeptidase, translating to MIYIDRLEYEKIIEQARRELPDECCGYLAGNKSGADIFIKEVYALTNIDHSNEHFSMDPKEQFNVIKSIRKKGLEVIGNYHSHPESPSRPSEEDKRLAFDPNILYGILSLQKQEPVFNLFKISKDKIVEKLAYKVS from the coding sequence ATGATTTATATAGATAGATTGGAGTATGAAAAAATTATAGAGCAGGCAAGAAGAGAATTACCGGATGAATGCTGTGGTTATCTTGCTGGAAATAAGTCCGGAGCAGATATATTTATAAAAGAGGTATATGCTCTGACCAATATAGACCACAGTAATGAACACTTTTCAATGGATCCAAAAGAACAGTTCAATGTTATAAAGTCCATTAGAAAAAAAGGATTGGAGGTGATAGGAAACTACCATTCCCATCCTGAATCTCCATCCAGGCCTTCTGAAGAGGATAAAAGGCTTGCATTTGACCCTAATATACTCTATGGGATTTTATCACTGCAAAAGCAGGAGCCTGTATTTAACTTATTTAAGATAAGTAAAGATAAAATTGTTGAAAAACTTGCGTACAAGGTCAGTTAA
- a CDS encoding sulfurtransferase TusA family protein has product MIDISQDNYKAIESIKDKSEQYERKDIDPVRFKAFRVSMGVYEQRKKETYMVRTRIPGGVISLKQFQCLSELAKKYAGGKLKFTSRQDIQFHSVDLKDAYPIMKSLIDAGIITKGTGGNTVRNIECSPLSGVSLDDVFDVTPYMKAATNYLIKDPTTMNMPRKYKIAFSNSPADTGNATISDLGFIARIVDGKRGFELYGGGGFGGSPRVSLKLRDFVNAEDILYYIQAMKNLFEAEGDRTNKNKARIRFIVMRLGEKKFIERFDEEVDKLKSTGGLDVHVDEDEFILNHTSQVVEDVKISGELGNILFPQKQAGYYSVYVHPQSGNLNAGNLDEVLDFVKNLDYEISIRVTNTQGFFIRDLKEQDAQKLIPVIDKFTSRYNMDNSLTCVGASTCQLGLCLSQNLLKGIKERFKEAPSDIKAALPRMYISGCPNSCAQHEKGAIGLHGRAKRTKEGLIPMYSVSLGGKVGSNSARMGEDYGDIPAKKIPDFLYELAGLKVNSGYEDFYKFLNGKASDIKELIGKYTNIDEFINEIDIYFDFGSCERFSLKGRGPGECSSGVMDVIRLDLSNAGDYLEKYRKTNKNLDLYSSAVSSARTLLVLRGVDTNKDREIFEQFIKNFVDEGYLKASIKELFQSLIDYKMGDLDNLHDKLPEVEYLYNKVKAMYESLNGKLDITLPKEESVQLKDENKNDGEKGYKIIDFRGVKCPINFVKVKIELSKIKSGETRGFYLDDGEPISNVPQSVKKEGHKIISIDTNYDGYNLLVVEKK; this is encoded by the coding sequence ATGATAGATATAAGTCAGGATAATTATAAGGCAATAGAAAGTATAAAAGACAAGTCTGAGCAATATGAAAGAAAAGATATAGATCCAGTCAGGTTCAAGGCATTCAGAGTGTCGATGGGAGTATATGAACAGAGAAAAAAGGAAACTTACATGGTAAGAACTAGAATACCAGGTGGGGTTATAAGCCTAAAGCAATTTCAATGTCTAAGTGAACTTGCCAAAAAATATGCAGGAGGAAAGTTGAAATTTACATCGAGGCAGGATATTCAGTTCCATAGTGTTGACCTGAAAGATGCATATCCGATAATGAAATCTCTCATAGATGCAGGTATAATAACAAAAGGTACAGGAGGAAATACTGTAAGAAATATCGAGTGTTCACCGTTGTCGGGAGTTTCACTTGATGATGTGTTTGATGTAACGCCATATATGAAGGCTGCTACCAACTATCTGATAAAGGATCCTACTACCATGAATATGCCGAGAAAGTACAAGATAGCCTTTTCCAATAGTCCGGCTGATACAGGCAATGCAACAATATCGGATCTTGGATTTATTGCCAGGATTGTAGACGGAAAAAGAGGATTTGAGTTGTATGGAGGCGGCGGATTCGGCGGAAGCCCGAGGGTATCACTCAAGCTTAGAGATTTTGTGAATGCAGAAGATATTCTCTACTATATTCAGGCAATGAAGAATTTATTTGAGGCAGAAGGGGACCGAACCAACAAGAATAAGGCTAGAATAAGATTCATAGTAATGAGACTTGGTGAGAAGAAATTTATAGAAAGATTCGATGAAGAAGTAGACAAATTGAAATCGACAGGTGGCCTGGATGTTCATGTAGATGAAGATGAATTCATATTGAATCATACATCACAGGTTGTGGAGGATGTCAAAATATCTGGAGAACTTGGCAATATACTGTTTCCTCAGAAACAGGCTGGATATTACTCGGTTTATGTACATCCACAGAGCGGGAACCTGAATGCCGGCAATTTGGATGAGGTTCTGGATTTTGTCAAAAACCTGGACTATGAAATATCAATCAGGGTAACAAACACGCAGGGATTTTTTATAAGAGATTTAAAAGAACAGGATGCACAAAAACTTATTCCTGTGATAGATAAATTTACTTCAAGATATAACATGGATAATTCACTGACCTGTGTTGGTGCATCTACCTGTCAGCTTGGACTTTGTCTTTCCCAGAATTTATTGAAGGGAATCAAGGAAAGATTTAAAGAAGCACCATCAGATATAAAAGCTGCGCTTCCAAGGATGTACATATCAGGATGTCCAAATTCATGTGCACAGCATGAAAAAGGGGCAATAGGACTTCATGGAAGAGCCAAGAGAACAAAAGAAGGACTTATACCAATGTATTCAGTATCACTTGGAGGAAAGGTTGGATCAAATTCAGCCAGAATGGGTGAAGACTATGGAGATATTCCGGCCAAAAAAATTCCGGATTTCCTCTATGAACTTGCAGGTTTAAAGGTGAACTCTGGATATGAGGATTTTTATAAGTTTTTAAACGGCAAAGCATCAGATATAAAGGAACTTATAGGCAAATATACTAATATAGATGAGTTTATCAACGAAATTGACATCTATTTTGACTTTGGTTCTTGTGAGAGATTTTCCTTAAAAGGACGTGGTCCGGGAGAATGCAGCAGCGGTGTCATGGATGTTATAAGACTTGATCTTTCCAATGCAGGAGATTATCTTGAAAAATACAGAAAAACGAACAAGAACTTGGATTTGTACTCTTCAGCGGTATCTTCAGCACGAACTCTTCTGGTTTTAAGAGGTGTAGATACTAACAAGGACAGAGAAATATTTGAGCAGTTCATAAAGAATTTTGTAGATGAAGGATACTTGAAAGCTTCCATAAAGGAATTGTTCCAGAGTCTTATAGATTACAAGATGGGTGACCTGGACAATTTACACGATAAACTGCCGGAGGTGGAATATCTGTATAATAAAGTCAAGGCAATGTATGAGTCCTTAAATGGCAAATTGGATATAACTCTTCCCAAAGAAGAGAGTGTTCAGCTGAAGGATGAAAACAAAAATGATGGTGAAAAAGGTTATAAGATAATTGA